Proteins from a single region of Streptomyces sp. Tu 3180:
- a CDS encoding alpha/beta fold hydrolase — translation MNTTSTVFQGRPAADPRLRLFVFHHAGGSHMTYRALAREFPQDWEVCLVDAPGRGRLMDEEPLTTPEALVDRVYDDLLVWLDRPFAFFGHSMGGLLCHDLTLRLGRAGLPLPVWLGLSARGAPAPEGGTADELRHLLPSAELREAVGRLGGTPQAVLRDDDLWSLVEPVLRADLRIVETWRFDRADRLPPVPLAVFGGTADPMVAPARLAAWADRTPAFQGLRLFPGHHFYFTEQPHRTAARIVADVHAALDAAGRLHR, via the coding sequence GTGAACACGACGAGCACCGTCTTCCAGGGCCGTCCGGCGGCCGATCCCCGGCTGCGCCTGTTCGTGTTCCACCACGCGGGCGGCTCCCACATGACCTACCGCGCGCTGGCCCGGGAGTTCCCGCAGGACTGGGAGGTGTGCCTGGTGGACGCGCCGGGGCGCGGCCGGCTGATGGACGAGGAGCCCCTGACCACGCCCGAGGCGCTGGTCGACCGGGTCTACGACGACCTGCTGGTGTGGCTCGACCGGCCGTTCGCGTTCTTCGGGCACAGCATGGGCGGACTGCTCTGCCACGACCTGACGCTCCGTCTGGGCCGGGCCGGTCTGCCGCTGCCGGTCTGGCTCGGGCTGTCCGCCCGCGGCGCCCCGGCGCCGGAGGGCGGCACCGCGGACGAGCTGCGCCACCTGCTGCCGTCGGCCGAACTGCGCGAGGCCGTCGGCCGGCTGGGCGGCACCCCGCAGGCCGTGCTGCGCGACGACGACCTGTGGTCGCTGGTGGAGCCGGTGCTCCGGGCCGACCTGCGGATCGTGGAGACCTGGCGGTTCGACCGGGCCGACCGGCTGCCGCCGGTGCCGCTGGCCGTCTTCGGCGGCACGGCCGACCCGATGGTGGCCCCCGCCCGGCTGGCGGCCTGGGCGGACCGCACCCCGGCCTTCCAGGGCCTGCGTCTGTTCCCCGGCCACCACTTCTACTTCACCGAACAGCCGCACCGGACCGCCGCGCGCATCGTCGCCGACGTCCACGCGGCGCTGGACGCGGCGGGCCGGCTGCACCGGTGA
- a CDS encoding condensation domain-containing protein — MNAPTPLPTTGPPSASVEAKRERLRALLHGTPGDTAVALTPEQRGLLFLHRLDPGSGAYDIPLAVALRGPLDTDRLAGAFDGLMARHPVLATRVEDRPGGPVLTPAAPAPRLRLRDTVTGDAAPRDPLAPVREEAARPLDPDRAVLRAVLFRHAPDHHHLLLIAHHVVFDGDSCVIVLQDLWALYRARADGPRLPPAGAPFAAYAAGRAARSAERERALAGFWRARTEGVTGAPVLPFDRPGTTARTRVSADVPVRLGPAGTQAARAFAAERRTSVFAVLLAAYLLVLGRHDPARRLAVGTPAAIRHDPRFDRTVGCLINMIPVRAPFPVDAAGPEGPTAAEYVRAVRTELAECLDHADLPFPRIAELMDGLDPEDGSPFTCPFAFQRWRGDTVREVSPEVRAEIVEEVHQPGVGHVNLTLVEYDDEIRGHLKYDAERFDRTSAARFAAELTSVATALVTHSDAPVARVLRESPAGTTARTTAQDGNVPAAPAAPAASPTAPSPPPSPDLPADAAPEGTAPRPGDSAVSEQKALAAAREAWRELLETAPEEDVDDVDFFAAGGDSVIAVQLAARLRQAGFDLSVRRIYRHPTPASLARSLASDPTTAAPSPSPHDAPAAADSPAPAPTPMPEPAPAPVPAPGPVPGAAPPEAGPASAPGTVPDLSPVQSWFFEKVREHRAHWNQSVAVRLRRPVDPLLLRLALQAVLAAHPALTARVEPGGPSGHRVRPAGPLTGQGVRDLLAVADGAGAGEAERLWRDAQRGLDPAAGRTVRALLLRGGPDGDELRLTAHHLVVDAVSWGIVLADLDAALTALEEGELPRLAPEFTTEREWAARLALAAREADGAEYWRAVSRVRQECDGLLASAPPGPEAETRHEEFTLDHDATTRLLTEVPRRLEQPVHAVLTGAVALALARWRGCRIVTFDVETTGRPGREQVRGTDGPGPVELSRTVGWLTSVDPVVLSGPREADAETYLREAGAALAARPDCAGFLTYRHLSPDASLREELACLPAALVSVNHLGRADRLVVSSRMSLAPPPPLDRSGRARRLYPAEVYSVVREGRLRVGVAWTPAPSDGLDADSVRSLTARLRAVLDELAARPPSTAATAPVASPAPPHSPDTAPVDAGGTAAPATPARSPGASPPAAPAACAWPLTPQQYGAVVESLAAPDSGRHVEQFHWWWRGSFDRDRFARAWAVLFRRHAVLRARVSDGPTPLLSAAPDVGPDLSWSRSTEAPEEREPSWDDLVRAERDRGFAPDTAPLLRVVVREEPDGHRILLTLHHALLDGWSIALLLEELYEAYLDGTDPVSVDERRPDLRDHARWLSDRDTDAARAHWAALLGGPGAAEAAVLPGLPGPVRDPSPAPDGKSRVKPDGEPDAGGEPEPARAEVDAGTMDRLRVWAARHAATESNVLQALWAALLWRCAGGTGRVRTRLGVTLSGRAGGPDGVRRMPGMLSTTLPLDLDVGPGDSLGSLVERAREAALDLQDHEWASTGQVHEWAGLPGGRPLFDSLLVVENYPAALHGVGERLAAAGADVGVPTAVGARTAYAVTALAHREESALVTEFVADPRRVAGPDAARLAALWEAALRRLAEDPEALTVADLVGGVGDAALPRIGPRAGSARRRAVSWPESAWATEAVRDAFRTVLGVADVGADADFYALGGHSLLSVRLLRALEEAGAPGLALADLLRHPTAGELARLLERRRTAGGEAPSVLVPLREPEDGDEPVTVYLLHPPGGQVACYGELAAHFPGTARLVGVQDPRTTLPGPPPHRTVEELARLYADALPPAAAGERLVLGGFSGGGVIAYEMARLLRSRGRTPGLVVLLDAAAPSGPRTDTTADGSFLEQVAAYDRRRRAAGGDRAVPPEAASAPAAAPQEYLDELARVADWMGNAGPDPFALLRETLGAVEDYRPGPYAGRLLVLRAAETDFGRGTSFDASGTYYARPALGWEDHCPDVTVREVPGNHVSLLSGSHAVALAALLADRCAGLPRPADARTDTLEDEVETP; from the coding sequence ATGAACGCGCCCACCCCCCTCCCCACGACCGGCCCGCCCTCCGCGTCCGTCGAGGCCAAGCGCGAGCGGCTGAGGGCCCTGCTGCACGGCACCCCGGGCGACACGGCGGTGGCCCTCACCCCGGAGCAGCGCGGACTGCTGTTCCTGCACCGCCTCGATCCCGGCTCGGGGGCGTACGACATCCCGCTCGCGGTCGCGTTGCGCGGACCGCTCGACACGGACCGGCTGGCGGGCGCCTTCGACGGCCTGATGGCCCGTCACCCGGTGCTCGCGACCCGCGTGGAGGACCGGCCGGGCGGACCGGTGCTGACCCCCGCCGCACCGGCGCCGCGCCTTCGGCTCCGGGACACGGTCACCGGGGACGCCGCCCCGCGGGACCCGCTCGCCCCCGTGCGCGAGGAGGCCGCCCGGCCGCTCGACCCGGACCGCGCGGTGCTGCGGGCGGTGCTGTTCCGGCACGCGCCGGACCACCACCACCTGCTGCTGATCGCGCACCACGTGGTGTTCGACGGCGACTCCTGCGTCATCGTGCTCCAGGACCTGTGGGCGCTGTACCGGGCCCGTGCGGACGGCCCGCGGCTGCCGCCCGCCGGGGCGCCGTTCGCCGCGTACGCGGCCGGCCGGGCGGCGCGGTCCGCGGAGCGCGAACGGGCCCTGGCCGGTTTCTGGCGCGCGCGGACCGAGGGGGTGACGGGCGCGCCGGTGCTCCCGTTCGACCGGCCCGGGACCACGGCGCGCACCCGCGTCTCCGCCGACGTGCCGGTCCGTCTCGGGCCCGCCGGCACCCAGGCCGCGCGGGCCTTCGCGGCCGAGCGGCGCACCAGCGTGTTCGCGGTGCTCCTCGCCGCCTACCTGCTGGTGCTGGGCCGCCACGACCCGGCCCGGCGCCTGGCGGTGGGCACGCCGGCGGCGATCCGGCACGACCCGCGCTTCGACCGCACCGTCGGCTGCCTGATCAACATGATCCCGGTCCGCGCCCCGTTCCCGGTCGACGCGGCCGGGCCCGAGGGGCCCACGGCCGCCGAGTACGTCCGCGCCGTACGGACGGAACTGGCCGAGTGCCTCGACCACGCGGATCTTCCCTTCCCCCGGATCGCGGAGCTGATGGACGGCCTCGACCCGGAAGACGGCTCCCCGTTCACCTGCCCGTTCGCCTTCCAGCGGTGGCGGGGCGACACGGTCCGCGAGGTGTCCCCGGAGGTGCGCGCCGAGATCGTCGAGGAGGTGCACCAGCCGGGCGTCGGCCATGTGAACCTCACCCTGGTGGAGTACGACGACGAGATCCGGGGGCACCTCAAGTACGACGCGGAGCGCTTCGACAGGACCTCGGCCGCCCGCTTCGCCGCCGAGCTGACGTCGGTGGCGACCGCTCTCGTCACGCACTCCGACGCGCCGGTCGCGCGGGTGCTGCGGGAGTCGCCGGCCGGGACGACGGCCAGGACCACGGCCCAGGACGGGAACGTCCCCGCCGCACCGGCGGCCCCCGCCGCCTCCCCCACGGCCCCGTCCCCGCCCCCGTCCCCGGACCTCCCGGCCGACGCGGCGCCGGAGGGCACCGCGCCGCGGCCCGGTGACTCCGCCGTCTCCGAGCAGAAGGCCCTGGCCGCCGCCCGCGAGGCATGGCGGGAGCTGCTGGAGACGGCTCCCGAGGAGGACGTCGACGACGTCGACTTCTTCGCCGCCGGCGGCGACTCGGTCATCGCCGTGCAACTGGCCGCGCGGTTGCGGCAAGCCGGTTTCGACCTGTCGGTCCGCCGGATCTACCGGCACCCGACCCCGGCCTCCCTGGCCCGCTCACTCGCCTCGGACCCGACCACGGCGGCCCCTTCCCCGTCCCCGCATGACGCCCCCGCGGCCGCCGACAGCCCGGCACCCGCGCCCACGCCCATGCCTGAGCCCGCGCCTGCCCCCGTGCCTGCGCCTGGGCCTGTTCCCGGGGCGGCTCCGCCCGAAGCCGGCCCCGCGTCCGCCCCTGGCACGGTCCCGGACCTGTCTCCCGTCCAGTCCTGGTTCTTCGAGAAGGTGCGCGAGCACCGGGCGCACTGGAACCAGTCCGTCGCGGTGCGCCTGCGCCGGCCCGTGGACCCGCTGCTGCTGCGTCTGGCCCTCCAGGCCGTCCTGGCCGCGCACCCCGCCCTGACCGCCCGTGTCGAGCCCGGCGGCCCGTCGGGGCACCGCGTGCGCCCGGCCGGTCCGCTCACCGGGCAGGGCGTCCGCGATCTGCTCGCGGTGGCCGACGGGGCCGGTGCGGGCGAGGCCGAGCGGCTGTGGCGGGACGCCCAGCGGGGCCTGGATCCCGCCGCCGGCCGAACCGTCCGGGCGCTGCTGCTGCGCGGCGGGCCCGACGGTGACGAACTGCGCCTGACGGCACACCACCTGGTGGTCGACGCCGTGTCCTGGGGCATCGTGCTGGCCGACCTGGACGCGGCGCTGACCGCGCTCGAGGAGGGTGAACTGCCGCGTCTCGCGCCCGAGTTCACGACGGAGCGGGAGTGGGCCGCCCGGCTGGCCCTGGCCGCGCGGGAGGCGGACGGCGCGGAGTACTGGCGGGCCGTGTCCCGTGTGCGGCAGGAGTGCGACGGGCTGCTCGCCTCCGCACCCCCGGGGCCCGAGGCGGAGACCCGACACGAGGAGTTCACGCTCGACCACGACGCGACCACGCGGCTGCTCACCGAGGTCCCGCGGCGGCTGGAGCAGCCGGTGCACGCGGTGCTGACCGGCGCGGTGGCGCTGGCGCTGGCCCGCTGGCGCGGCTGCCGGATCGTGACGTTCGACGTCGAGACCACGGGCCGCCCGGGCCGTGAGCAGGTGCGGGGCACCGACGGGCCGGGACCGGTGGAGCTGTCGCGCACGGTGGGGTGGCTGACGTCGGTCGACCCGGTGGTGCTCAGCGGGCCCCGGGAGGCGGACGCCGAGACCTATCTGCGCGAGGCCGGCGCCGCCCTGGCCGCCCGACCGGACTGTGCGGGCTTCCTGACGTACCGACACCTCTCGCCCGACGCGTCCCTGCGCGAGGAACTGGCCTGCCTGCCCGCCGCGCTGGTCTCCGTGAACCATCTGGGACGGGCGGACCGCCTCGTCGTCTCCTCCCGGATGTCCCTCGCCCCGCCCCCGCCGCTGGACCGGTCGGGGCGGGCGCGGCGGCTGTATCCGGCCGAGGTGTACTCCGTCGTGCGGGAGGGGCGGCTGCGGGTCGGGGTGGCCTGGACACCCGCGCCGAGCGACGGACTGGACGCCGACAGCGTGCGTTCGCTCACCGCCCGTCTGCGCGCGGTCCTCGACGAACTGGCCGCCCGGCCCCCCTCCACGGCCGCGACCGCACCCGTCGCGTCCCCCGCTCCGCCGCACTCGCCCGACACCGCCCCGGTCGACGCGGGCGGCACCGCCGCCCCGGCCACCCCGGCGCGCTCACCCGGTGCCTCGCCTCCGGCCGCTCCCGCCGCGTGTGCGTGGCCGTTGACGCCGCAGCAGTACGGCGCGGTCGTGGAGTCGCTCGCCGCGCCGGACTCGGGGCGGCACGTGGAGCAGTTCCACTGGTGGTGGCGCGGCTCCTTCGACCGCGACCGCTTCGCGCGGGCCTGGGCCGTGCTCTTCCGCCGCCACGCCGTGCTGCGCGCCCGGGTGTCGGACGGACCGACTCCGCTGCTGTCGGCCGCGCCGGACGTCGGCCCGGACCTGAGCTGGTCGCGGAGCACCGAGGCACCGGAGGAGCGGGAGCCGTCCTGGGACGACCTGGTACGCGCCGAACGCGACCGCGGCTTCGCCCCCGACACGGCGCCGCTGCTGCGGGTCGTGGTCCGCGAGGAACCGGACGGCCACCGCATCCTGCTGACCCTGCACCACGCCCTCCTCGACGGCTGGAGCATCGCGCTGCTGCTGGAGGAGCTGTACGAGGCGTACCTGGACGGCACCGATCCGGTGTCGGTCGACGAGCGGCGCCCCGATCTGCGCGACCACGCCCGGTGGCTGTCGGACCGCGACACCGACGCGGCGCGCGCCCACTGGGCCGCCCTGCTCGGCGGGCCGGGGGCGGCCGAGGCGGCGGTGCTGCCGGGTCTGCCCGGACCGGTCCGGGATCCGTCCCCGGCCCCGGACGGGAAGTCGCGCGTGAAGCCGGACGGAGAGCCGGACGCGGGCGGGGAGCCGGAGCCGGCCCGCGCCGAGGTGGACGCGGGGACCATGGACCGGCTGCGGGTGTGGGCGGCCCGGCACGCGGCGACGGAGTCCAACGTGCTGCAGGCGCTGTGGGCCGCGTTGCTGTGGCGCTGCGCCGGGGGCACCGGCCGCGTCCGGACCCGGCTGGGGGTGACCCTGTCCGGTCGGGCCGGGGGCCCCGACGGGGTGCGGCGGATGCCGGGCATGCTCAGCACCACCCTCCCGCTCGACCTGGACGTCGGCCCGGGGGACTCCCTCGGCTCTCTGGTCGAGCGGGCCCGTGAGGCGGCCCTCGATCTCCAGGACCACGAGTGGGCCAGCACCGGACAGGTCCACGAGTGGGCCGGGCTGCCCGGCGGTCGGCCCCTGTTCGACAGCCTGCTGGTGGTGGAGAACTACCCCGCCGCGCTGCACGGGGTCGGGGAGCGGCTGGCGGCGGCCGGTGCCGACGTCGGGGTCCCCACCGCCGTCGGGGCCCGTACCGCGTACGCGGTGACCGCGCTCGCGCACCGCGAGGAGTCCGCGCTGGTGACGGAGTTCGTGGCCGATCCGCGCCGGGTCGCGGGTCCGGACGCCGCCCGGCTCGCCGCGCTGTGGGAGGCGGCCCTGCGCCGGCTGGCCGAGGACCCGGAGGCCCTGACGGTGGCGGACCTCGTGGGCGGTGTCGGCGACGCCGCGCTGCCCCGGATCGGTCCCCGGGCGGGGTCCGCGCGCCGTCGCGCGGTCTCCTGGCCGGAGTCGGCGTGGGCCACGGAGGCCGTGCGCGACGCGTTCCGCACGGTGCTCGGTGTGGCCGACGTCGGGGCGGACGCCGACTTCTACGCGCTGGGCGGCCACTCCCTGCTGTCCGTACGGCTGCTGCGGGCCCTCGAGGAGGCGGGCGCGCCCGGTCTGGCACTCGCCGATCTGCTGCGGCACCCCACGGCCGGGGAACTGGCGCGCCTGCTGGAACGCCGCCGTACCGCCGGCGGGGAGGCGCCGTCCGTGCTGGTGCCGCTGCGGGAGCCGGAGGACGGGGACGAGCCGGTGACGGTGTACCTGCTGCACCCGCCCGGCGGCCAGGTCGCCTGCTACGGCGAGCTCGCCGCGCACTTCCCCGGCACCGCGCGTCTGGTGGGCGTGCAGGACCCGCGCACCACGCTGCCGGGCCCGCCGCCGCACCGCACGGTGGAGGAGCTGGCCCGCCTCTACGCCGACGCGCTGCCCCCGGCCGCCGCCGGTGAACGGCTGGTCCTCGGCGGGTTCTCCGGAGGCGGGGTCATCGCCTACGAAATGGCCCGGCTGCTGCGCTCGCGGGGCCGCACCCCCGGTCTCGTGGTGCTGCTCGACGCCGCCGCCCCCTCCGGGCCGCGCACCGACACCACCGCCGACGGCAGCTTCCTGGAACAGGTGGCCGCCTACGACCGCCGGCGGCGCGCCGCCGGCGGCGACCGGGCCGTGCCGCCGGAGGCGGCGTCCGCTCCGGCGGCCGCGCCGCAGGAGTACCTGGACGAACTGGCCAGGGTCGCCGACTGGATGGGCAACGCCGGCCCGGATCCGTTCGCGCTGCTGCGCGAGACGCTCGGCGCGGTAGAGGACTACCGGCCGGGACCGTACGCGGGACGGCTGCTGGTGCTGCGGGCGGCGGAGACCGACTTCGGGCGGGGCACCTCCTTCGACGCCTCCGGCACGTACTACGCACGCCCCGCCCTGGGCTGGGAGGACCACTGCCCGGACGTGACGGTGCGGGAGGTCCCCGGCAACCACGTCAGTCTGCTGTCCGGTTCCCACGCGGTGGCGCTGGCCGCCCTCCTGGCCGACCGGTGCGCCGGGCTGCCGCGGCCGGCGGACGCCCGCACCGACACCCTCGAGGACGAGGTGGAGACACCATGA
- a CDS encoding ACP S-malonyltransferase, with protein sequence MTTVHMFAGQGVQRPGMGKDLFGRFPELTEQADSVLGYSVADLCLTGGDGRLDDTRYTQPAVYVVNALSHRAAVERDGPPDLALGHSLGEYNALEAAGVFGFAEGLELVAARAAGMARITGGGMSVVVGLGETTLRYLLHRSGFDSVHLANLNAPDQLVLAGPREDLEMMELILQDAGARLARRLPVSGPFHSPHMTPAARELAALLDRVPFRPPRFPVVSNRTARPHRYEELAATLAEQVDHPVRWAESVAWVLGHEPGGGRREGPPPRFVEVGDGTVLTGMVRRIREEWDRHSADRGDRVPAGVTGGRA encoded by the coding sequence ATGACCACCGTTCACATGTTCGCCGGTCAGGGCGTGCAGCGGCCCGGCATGGGCAAGGACCTCTTCGGCCGTTTCCCGGAGCTGACCGAGCAGGCCGACTCCGTCCTCGGCTACTCGGTGGCCGACCTGTGCCTGACCGGCGGGGACGGCCGGCTCGACGACACCCGGTACACCCAGCCCGCGGTGTACGTCGTCAACGCGCTGTCCCACCGGGCGGCCGTGGAACGGGACGGACCGCCGGACCTCGCCCTCGGGCACAGCCTCGGCGAGTACAACGCCCTGGAGGCGGCCGGGGTGTTCGGATTCGCGGAGGGCCTGGAACTGGTCGCGGCCCGCGCGGCCGGCATGGCCCGGATCACGGGCGGCGGCATGAGCGTGGTGGTCGGGCTGGGCGAGACGACGCTGCGCTACCTGCTGCACCGCTCCGGGTTCGACTCCGTGCACCTGGCGAACCTCAACGCACCGGACCAGCTGGTGCTGGCCGGCCCCCGCGAGGACCTGGAGATGATGGAACTGATCCTCCAGGACGCCGGCGCCCGCCTGGCCCGCCGGCTGCCGGTCAGCGGCCCCTTCCACTCCCCGCACATGACCCCGGCCGCCCGGGAGCTCGCCGCGCTGCTGGACCGTGTCCCGTTCCGTCCGCCGCGGTTCCCCGTGGTGTCCAACCGCACGGCCCGGCCCCACCGGTACGAGGAGCTGGCCGCCACACTGGCCGAGCAGGTCGACCACCCGGTGCGCTGGGCGGAGTCGGTGGCGTGGGTGCTGGGCCACGAGCCCGGCGGCGGGCGGCGGGAAGGGCCGCCGCCGAGGTTCGTGGAGGTCGGTGACGGCACCGTGCTGACGGGCATGGTCCGGCGCATCCGCGAGGAGTGGGACCGGCACTCCGCCGACCGCGGCGACCGGGTTCCCGCCGGGGTGACGGGAGGGCGGGCGTGA